Proteins from a genomic interval of Amycolatopsis sp. cg13:
- a CDS encoding ABC transporter permease: MSTVDQAGADVIGFLARRAAAMIVLLVVISFVTFALFQIGPADPAAAACGQECTPERIDQARIALGMDKPFFVQYLDYLSGFVHSRMIGAPGALTVCAWPCLGKSFQTNEAVTDVLARALPYTVSIAVGAVLLWTVAGVSLGLLAALRKGRAADKLIVGAASGGVSLPIPVTGLLLLLVFVSTLHLLPFTSNEISSPFGPAGPLGWFGNYLLPWVALALLFSAQYIRITRTAMLETFGEDFMRTARAMGLPRRRVVFKHGVRAGITPIVTMLGLDIGSLLGGAVLTEQIFSVPGVGFTAVHAAQSGDLPVTMAITMVAAFFIIVANVVVDLCYAVIDPRVRV, translated from the coding sequence GTGTCCACAGTGGACCAGGCGGGTGCGGACGTGATCGGATTCCTGGCGCGGCGCGCGGCCGCGATGATCGTCCTGCTGGTCGTGATCAGCTTCGTCACGTTCGCGCTGTTCCAGATCGGCCCGGCCGATCCGGCCGCCGCCGCGTGCGGGCAGGAGTGCACGCCGGAGCGGATCGACCAGGCCCGGATCGCGCTGGGCATGGACAAGCCGTTCTTCGTGCAATACCTGGACTACCTGTCCGGTTTCGTGCACAGCCGGATGATCGGCGCGCCCGGCGCGCTGACGGTGTGCGCGTGGCCGTGCCTCGGCAAGTCGTTCCAGACCAACGAAGCGGTGACCGACGTCCTTGCCCGCGCGCTGCCGTACACGGTGTCGATCGCGGTCGGCGCGGTTCTGCTGTGGACGGTCGCCGGGGTCTCGCTGGGTCTCCTCGCGGCGCTGCGCAAGGGGCGGGCCGCCGACAAGCTGATCGTCGGCGCCGCCTCGGGCGGAGTGTCGCTGCCGATCCCGGTGACGGGATTGTTGCTGCTGCTCGTGTTCGTGAGCACGCTGCACCTGCTTCCGTTCACCAGCAACGAGATCTCGTCGCCGTTCGGCCCGGCCGGACCGCTCGGCTGGTTCGGCAACTACCTCCTGCCGTGGGTGGCGCTGGCATTGTTGTTCAGCGCGCAGTACATCCGGATCACCCGGACCGCGATGCTGGAGACCTTCGGCGAGGACTTCATGCGCACGGCCAGGGCGATGGGGCTGCCGCGCCGGCGCGTCGTGTTCAAGCACGGCGTGCGGGCGGGCATCACCCCGATCGTCACCATGCTCGGCCTCGACATCGGCAGCCTGCTGGGCGGCGCGGTGCTGACCGAGCAGATCTTCTCCGTGCCGGGCGTCGGGTTCACCGCGGTGCACGCGGCGCAGTCCGGCGACCTGCCGGTGACGATGGCCATCACGATGGTGGCCGCGTTCTTCATCATCGTGGCCAACGTGGTCGTCGACCTCTGCTACGCGGTGATCGACCCCCGAGTGAGAGTCTGA
- a CDS encoding ABC transporter substrate-binding protein translates to MKKSTTAAGVLALAAGLALTACGGPKPAAGAGNGQQDVTKRAAVKVAEGSTAKGGDIHVLMSSDFQTLDPGNSNYVQTANVGQLYYRTLTMAKETSGKPPTIVPDLATDLGKASADGLTWTYTLRQGLKYEDGTPITAQDIKYGVERTYARDVFTQAPQELDSALTDDGYKGPYKGGDFKAIDTPDEHTVVFHLKQPFAEFPALVSRSNTAPVPQAKDTKLDYTNHPVSSGPYKIASYDRGRSLKLVRNPNWDAATDPNRPALPDTFTFTLSTAQATISQQLLSNADPTALTLDTQGALQPSDIAKLSAEDISKRTAAGLLGCTDVLNFNTTTITDPDVRKAFALALDRNAILLQYGGERFGNIPQSYINDAQKGYVEQHTALDPKGQPKLDEAKKLLQGKNYPKSLVYGYAEASSKYKGVGTVLQQNLKALGVDVQLRPIPTANYYTVLAGDQMPDIARSGWCGGADSASVRFTVDPNIGPSLDGKTYGFSNIPRYYDAKLSGDLYQLRGQNGSAEELGRKWATAMDQIMQQYPLVPLVRNYTYSVVGSKVRNAQVGYFFGSIDLSAVGVGQ, encoded by the coding sequence GTGAAGAAAAGCACCACTGCGGCGGGAGTGCTGGCGCTCGCCGCCGGGCTCGCCTTGACCGCGTGCGGCGGCCCGAAACCCGCCGCGGGCGCGGGCAACGGGCAGCAGGACGTGACCAAACGCGCCGCCGTGAAGGTGGCCGAGGGGTCGACGGCGAAGGGCGGCGACATCCACGTCCTGATGTCGTCGGACTTCCAGACCCTCGACCCGGGCAACAGCAACTACGTCCAGACCGCCAACGTCGGCCAGCTGTACTACCGCACCCTGACCATGGCGAAGGAGACCTCCGGCAAGCCGCCGACGATCGTGCCCGACCTGGCGACGGACCTGGGCAAGGCGTCGGCGGACGGCCTGACCTGGACGTACACCCTGCGCCAGGGCCTCAAGTACGAGGACGGCACGCCGATCACCGCGCAGGACATCAAGTACGGCGTCGAGCGCACCTACGCGCGTGACGTATTCACCCAGGCCCCGCAGGAACTTGACTCCGCGCTGACCGACGACGGCTACAAGGGCCCGTACAAGGGCGGCGACTTCAAGGCCATCGACACCCCGGACGAGCACACGGTCGTCTTCCACCTGAAGCAGCCGTTCGCCGAGTTCCCCGCGCTGGTGTCGCGGTCGAACACCGCGCCGGTGCCGCAGGCGAAGGACACCAAACTCGACTACACGAACCACCCGGTGTCCAGCGGTCCGTACAAGATCGCGTCCTACGACCGCGGCCGCAGCCTGAAGCTGGTCCGCAACCCGAACTGGGACGCCGCGACCGACCCGAACCGCCCGGCGCTGCCCGACACGTTCACCTTCACGCTGTCGACCGCGCAGGCGACGATCAGCCAGCAGCTGCTGTCGAACGCGGACCCGACCGCGCTCACGCTGGACACCCAGGGCGCGCTGCAGCCGTCGGACATCGCGAAACTGTCCGCTGAGGACATCTCCAAGCGCACCGCCGCCGGTCTGCTCGGCTGCACTGACGTGCTGAACTTCAACACCACGACCATCACCGACCCGGACGTCCGCAAGGCATTCGCGCTGGCGCTGGACCGCAACGCGATCCTGCTGCAGTACGGCGGCGAGCGGTTCGGCAACATCCCGCAGTCGTATATCAACGACGCGCAGAAGGGATATGTCGAGCAGCACACCGCACTGGACCCGAAGGGCCAGCCGAAGCTCGACGAGGCGAAGAAGCTGTTGCAGGGCAAGAACTATCCCAAGTCGCTGGTCTACGGCTACGCCGAGGCGTCCTCGAAGTACAAGGGTGTCGGCACTGTTCTGCAGCAGAACCTGAAGGCGCTGGGCGTCGACGTGCAACTGCGCCCGATCCCGACCGCCAACTACTACACCGTGCTCGCCGGCGACCAGATGCCGGACATCGCCCGCTCCGGCTGGTGCGGTGGCGCGGACAGCGCGTCGGTGCGGTTCACCGTCGACCCGAACATCGGCCCGAGCCTCGACGGCAAGACCTACGGCTTCTCGAACATCCCGCGGTACTACGACGCCAAGCTTTCCGGCGACCTGTACCAGCTGCGCGGGCAGAACGGGTCCGCCGAGGAGCTGGGCCGCAAGTGGGCGACCGCGATGGACCAGATCATGCAGCAGTACCCGCTCGTGCCGCTGGTGCGCAACTACACCTACAGCGTGGTCGGTTCCAAGGTGCGCAACGCCCAGGTCGGCTACTTCTTCGGGTCCATCGACCTGTCGGCCGTCGGCGTCGGGCAGTAG
- a CDS encoding ABC transporter permease — MQGVDTAAAPVAAVRSGRTLVGTAWLRIRRSRVAMAALVAVCLIVLFAILAPVLTGIEGSDPFTAHTGPDFLDGFTTPGLPLDYYRYPSSEHWLGLEPGLGRDIFARMAYGARVSLTIALLATVVSVVLGTVLGAAAGYFGGKTDMVISRIMDLFLAFPHLLLVLSLTPILQSRLRGTALDSGSLIPISSLVIILGFFGWAYLARVVRGQVLSIREQEYVEAAKAFGASRRSIILKQIIPNVLGVVLVYATMLIPINITAEAALSFLGVGVKDPTPSWGQMLNAAQAGNWYLSDPWFLAVPAGALAITVLAFNLLGDAVRDALDPKASRR; from the coding sequence GTGCAAGGTGTCGACACGGCCGCCGCCCCGGTCGCGGCGGTCCGCTCCGGCCGCACCCTCGTGGGCACGGCCTGGCTGCGGATCCGGCGCAGCCGCGTCGCGATGGCGGCGCTGGTCGCGGTGTGCCTGATCGTGCTGTTCGCGATCCTCGCCCCGGTGCTGACCGGCATCGAGGGCTCCGACCCGTTCACCGCGCACACCGGCCCGGACTTCCTCGACGGCTTCACCACTCCCGGCCTGCCGCTGGACTACTACCGCTACCCGTCGTCCGAGCACTGGCTGGGCCTCGAACCCGGCCTCGGCCGCGACATCTTCGCGCGGATGGCTTACGGCGCAAGGGTTTCGCTGACCATCGCGCTGCTGGCGACCGTCGTCTCAGTCGTGCTGGGCACCGTCCTCGGCGCGGCGGCGGGCTACTTCGGCGGCAAGACCGACATGGTCATCAGCCGGATCATGGACCTGTTCCTCGCGTTCCCGCACCTGCTGCTGGTGCTGTCGCTGACGCCGATCCTGCAGTCCCGGCTGCGCGGCACCGCGCTCGATTCGGGCAGCCTGATCCCGATCTCCTCGCTGGTGATCATCCTCGGCTTCTTCGGCTGGGCGTACCTCGCGCGGGTCGTGCGCGGCCAGGTGCTCTCGATCCGCGAGCAGGAATACGTCGAGGCGGCGAAGGCGTTCGGCGCGAGCCGCCGGTCGATCATCCTGAAGCAGATCATCCCGAACGTGCTGGGCGTCGTGCTCGTGTACGCGACCATGCTGATCCCGATCAACATCACCGCCGAGGCCGCGCTGTCGTTCCTCGGCGTCGGTGTGAAAGACCCGACGCCGTCCTGGGGCCAGATGCTCAACGCGGCACAGGCGGGCAACTGGTATCTCTCCGACCCCTGGTTCCTGGCGGTGCCCGCGGGTGCGCTGGCGATCACGGTCCTGGCTTTCAACCTGCTCGGCGACGCTGTCCGGGACGCACTCGACCCCAAGGCCTCCCGCCGCTGA
- a CDS encoding GntR family transcriptional regulator has protein sequence MAAEQVVESETDRVVRRLRDEILDGARKPGSKLVERDLAADLGVSRVPVRDALKALVAEGLVTPRPRTWAVVREFTASDIADLQEVRAALEVLTFKLAATRHSRAGLERLRAALEEETAAAAAGDAVTAHRAAADFHEAVTAMAGNELLNELELTLRSRMRWLLGQHEDLERVAGEHRELYEAIARRDVDTVEALVMEHMESGRHLRGLGRGEA, from the coding sequence ATGGCAGCGGAACAGGTCGTCGAATCCGAGACCGACCGGGTCGTCCGGCGGCTCCGGGACGAGATCCTGGACGGGGCGCGCAAGCCGGGCAGCAAGCTGGTCGAACGGGATCTCGCCGCGGACCTGGGCGTGAGCCGGGTCCCGGTGCGGGACGCGCTGAAAGCACTGGTCGCGGAAGGCCTGGTCACGCCGAGGCCGCGGACGTGGGCGGTGGTGCGGGAGTTCACCGCGAGCGATATCGCGGACCTGCAGGAAGTGCGTGCGGCGCTGGAAGTCCTGACGTTCAAGCTCGCGGCGACCCGGCATTCGCGTGCCGGGCTGGAGCGGCTCCGTGCCGCGCTGGAGGAGGAAACGGCCGCCGCCGCTGCCGGGGACGCGGTGACGGCGCATCGTGCGGCGGCCGATTTCCACGAGGCCGTGACGGCGATGGCCGGGAATGAACTGCTGAACGAGCTGGAACTGACGCTGCGCAGCCGGATGCGGTGGCTGCTGGGACAGCACGAGGATCTGGAGCGGGTGGCGGGGGAGCACCGCGAGCTGTACGAGGCGATCGCGCGGCGGGATGTGGACACCGTCGAGGCGCTGGTGATGGAGCACATGGAGAGCGGGCGGCATTTGCGCGGGCTGGGGCGCGGCGAAGCCTGA
- a CDS encoding NAD-dependent epimerase/dehydratase family protein, with translation MILVTGGLGMIGAHTAKALADLGEDVLVTGHRRTDVPSFLAGRVAVETLDVTDRDAFLALGDRYDVTAIVHLAGSIPGDDPVEFFRTDLAGLTNALDAARTWRVRRFAVASSLGVYIGRDEPSWHEELPLPTADLPHLIVAFKKAVEPLTTHSLQGSGVEPVVLRIGTVWGPLVDPESPFFPIPSYLNAGLCGATPRELVADEGFDCCYAPDAGRAIALLTTAPSLRYQTYNVSSGQPVTNREFAEALAELVPGLPDHLQPGGETGPYLDISRLREETGFAPEFDVRAAVADYAAWRKANPR, from the coding sequence ATGATCCTCGTGACCGGCGGGCTCGGCATGATCGGCGCGCACACGGCCAAGGCGCTCGCCGATCTCGGGGAAGACGTGCTGGTCACCGGGCACCGGCGGACGGACGTCCCGTCGTTCCTGGCCGGCCGCGTCGCCGTGGAAACGCTCGACGTGACCGACCGGGACGCCTTCCTCGCGCTCGGCGACCGGTATGACGTCACCGCGATCGTCCACCTGGCGGGCAGCATCCCGGGCGACGACCCGGTGGAGTTCTTCCGGACGGACCTGGCCGGCCTGACCAACGCCCTGGACGCGGCCCGGACGTGGCGGGTGCGGCGGTTCGCGGTCGCGAGCAGCCTCGGCGTGTACATCGGACGCGACGAGCCGTCCTGGCACGAGGAGCTGCCGCTGCCGACCGCGGATCTGCCGCATCTGATCGTCGCGTTCAAGAAAGCCGTCGAACCGCTGACGACGCACAGCCTGCAGGGCAGCGGCGTCGAGCCGGTGGTGCTGCGGATCGGGACCGTGTGGGGTCCGCTCGTGGACCCGGAATCGCCGTTCTTCCCGATTCCGTCGTATCTCAACGCTGGGCTGTGCGGCGCCACGCCACGTGAGCTGGTCGCCGACGAGGGGTTCGACTGCTGCTACGCCCCGGACGCCGGGCGCGCGATCGCCTTGCTGACCACGGCGCCTTCGTTGAGATATCAGACGTACAACGTGTCGAGCGGACAACCGGTGACGAACCGGGAGTTCGCGGAGGCGCTGGCGGAACTGGTGCCGGGCCTGCCGGACCACCTTCAACCGGGCGGAGAGACCGGGCCGTATCTGGATATTTCGCGGCTGCGGGAGGAAACGGGCTTCGCGCCGGAGTTCGACGTGCGCGCGGCGGTGGCGGATTACGCGGCGTGGCGGAAGGCGAATCCACGCTGA
- a CDS encoding SDR family NAD(P)-dependent oxidoreductase, translating to MNRYEGRRVLVTGAGSGIGQATVLRMLAEGGRVVAADVSEAGLADTVEKAGDAADRLGTVVVNVADEASVKAGIASAVEQLGGLDALVNAAGILRSAHTHEMPLEAFEQVLRVNLVGTFLVIRESIPALREGSAPAVVNFSSTSAMFAHPYMAAYAASKGGIQSMTHALASEYAKDGIRFTAVQPGSISSGMTDGSGKSKQSVGPGFPEDADFTLLGKLLPALGQGFAGPETVASVVAMLASEDAAFITGTEVRIDGGTHF from the coding sequence ATGAACCGTTACGAAGGACGCCGAGTGCTGGTCACCGGAGCGGGCTCGGGCATCGGGCAGGCGACGGTCCTGCGGATGCTGGCCGAGGGCGGGCGCGTCGTCGCCGCTGACGTGAGCGAAGCGGGCCTGGCGGACACCGTCGAGAAGGCGGGCGACGCTGCGGACCGACTGGGCACTGTGGTCGTGAACGTCGCCGACGAAGCGTCGGTGAAGGCTGGGATCGCGTCGGCGGTCGAGCAGCTCGGCGGGCTGGACGCGCTGGTCAACGCCGCGGGCATTCTGCGGTCGGCGCACACTCACGAGATGCCGCTCGAAGCGTTCGAGCAGGTGCTGCGCGTCAACCTGGTCGGCACGTTCCTGGTGATCCGCGAGTCGATCCCGGCGCTGCGCGAGGGGTCCGCGCCCGCGGTGGTGAACTTCAGTTCGACGTCGGCGATGTTCGCGCACCCGTACATGGCGGCGTACGCGGCGAGCAAGGGCGGCATCCAGTCGATGACGCACGCGCTGGCGTCCGAATACGCGAAGGACGGCATCCGCTTCACCGCCGTGCAGCCCGGCTCGATCTCGTCCGGCATGACCGACGGCAGCGGCAAGAGCAAGCAGAGCGTCGGTCCCGGCTTCCCCGAGGACGCCGATTTCACCCTGCTCGGCAAGCTGCTTCCCGCGCTGGGCCAGGGATTCGCCGGTCCCGAGACGGTCGCGTCGGTCGTCGCGATGCTCGCCAGCGAGGACGCGGCGTTCATCACCGGCACCGAGGTCCGCATCGACGGCGGCACGCACTTCTGA
- a CDS encoding TetR/AcrR family transcriptional regulator: MSGKTPTLTERRKAATQLDIARAAARLFTEHGAQGTTAEAIAAAAGVAPRTFYRYFRTKEDAVAPLLVVGADSWREHLASTPEGTPLLQAVEDAIHKTISAADATQEFSWTRGLLRAASGDDSALAAVWHRVNGESETRLRPVLARLAPEVDEVTVHLVAAAATDAIRISLEIWAGTDEKAAPVELAVRCFRGLSGGLDVSRGR; the protein is encoded by the coding sequence GTGAGCGGAAAGACCCCGACCCTGACCGAACGGCGCAAAGCGGCGACGCAACTCGACATCGCCCGCGCCGCCGCGCGCCTGTTCACCGAGCATGGCGCACAGGGGACGACCGCGGAAGCGATCGCCGCCGCGGCGGGCGTCGCGCCGCGCACCTTCTACCGCTACTTCCGCACCAAGGAGGACGCGGTCGCGCCGCTGCTGGTCGTCGGCGCCGATTCGTGGCGGGAGCACCTCGCGTCGACGCCCGAGGGGACGCCGCTGCTTCAGGCGGTCGAGGACGCGATCCACAAGACGATCTCCGCCGCCGACGCCACGCAGGAGTTCTCCTGGACGCGTGGCCTACTGCGCGCCGCCAGTGGGGACGATTCGGCGCTGGCGGCCGTGTGGCACCGGGTGAACGGCGAATCCGAGACCCGGTTGCGGCCGGTGCTGGCACGGCTGGCGCCGGAGGTGGACGAGGTGACGGTGCACCTGGTCGCGGCGGCGGCGACGGACGCGATCCGGATTTCGCTGGAGATCTGGGCGGGGACTGACGAGAAGGCGGCGCCGGTCGAGCTGGCGGTTCGGTGTTTCCGCGGGTTGAGCGGGGGGCTCGACGTCTCACGAGGCCGCTGA
- a CDS encoding sodium:solute symporter — translation MNAGAAVALAVVALAVVIGLAARGRKQMNLEQWTVAGRSYGTLLFWVLAAGETYSTFTYLGASGFAYANGGAAFYIAGYGTCAFVLSYFFLPPLWRYAKKHNLVTQADFFTHRFRSPWFGALTAIVGVAFMIPYIEAQLLGLGQIVETTTGINRVTSMVLAVVLIAVFVYASGMKAAAWVSVLKDILLIGTVLVVGIAIPVHYFGGFGHLIDTVQAHHPGFLGVPAPGSPLGVPWMMSTLLVTSAAFFMFPHALAAMYTAKSEQTIRRNAIYLPLYQILIALTLFVGFAAVLVVPGLKGSATNGALLSLTVKTMPSWVVGLVGGAGALAAIVPISLLLLQSATLLARNVYQGVLRPKTSELGVFRLSRGLVVVVTAVALLFAVFQPALLVNLLLTGQNGVSQFFPAIVLGLVWRRLTKAGAATGLVVGVAIVAWTVLASKNTLWGLNPGLLAIIVNVVLTVGVSLATSERREPTVRAEAVEGVA, via the coding sequence ATGAACGCGGGCGCGGCGGTAGCGCTGGCCGTGGTGGCGCTGGCGGTGGTCATCGGACTGGCCGCGCGCGGCCGGAAGCAGATGAACCTCGAACAGTGGACGGTCGCCGGCCGGTCGTACGGGACGCTGCTGTTCTGGGTGCTCGCCGCCGGCGAGACCTACTCGACCTTCACCTATCTCGGCGCCTCCGGGTTCGCCTACGCCAACGGCGGCGCGGCGTTCTACATCGCCGGCTACGGCACGTGCGCCTTCGTCCTGTCCTACTTCTTCCTCCCTCCATTGTGGAGGTACGCGAAGAAGCACAACCTCGTCACCCAAGCGGATTTCTTCACCCACCGCTTCCGCAGCCCGTGGTTCGGCGCGCTCACCGCGATCGTCGGCGTGGCGTTCATGATCCCCTACATCGAGGCGCAATTGCTCGGCCTCGGCCAGATCGTCGAGACGACGACCGGCATCAACCGGGTCACCAGCATGGTGCTCGCGGTGGTGCTGATCGCGGTGTTCGTCTACGCGTCCGGCATGAAGGCCGCCGCGTGGGTGTCGGTGCTCAAGGACATCCTGCTGATCGGCACCGTGCTGGTCGTCGGCATCGCGATTCCGGTGCATTACTTCGGCGGCTTCGGACATCTCATCGACACCGTGCAGGCGCACCACCCCGGCTTCCTCGGCGTGCCGGCGCCGGGCAGCCCGCTCGGCGTGCCGTGGATGATGTCGACCCTGCTCGTCACGAGCGCGGCGTTCTTCATGTTCCCGCACGCGCTGGCCGCGATGTACACCGCGAAGTCCGAGCAGACGATCCGCCGCAACGCGATTTACCTTCCCCTGTACCAGATCCTGATCGCGCTGACGCTGTTCGTCGGGTTCGCCGCGGTGCTCGTCGTGCCGGGGCTGAAGGGCAGCGCCACCAACGGCGCGCTGCTTTCGCTGACCGTGAAGACCATGCCGTCGTGGGTGGTCGGCCTCGTCGGCGGCGCGGGCGCGCTGGCCGCGATCGTGCCGATCAGCCTGCTGCTCCTGCAGTCCGCGACGCTGCTGGCCCGCAACGTCTACCAGGGCGTCCTGCGGCCGAAGACCTCCGAGCTGGGCGTGTTCCGGCTGTCGCGCGGCCTGGTCGTCGTGGTGACCGCGGTGGCGCTGCTGTTCGCGGTCTTCCAGCCCGCGCTCCTGGTGAACCTGCTGCTGACCGGCCAGAACGGCGTCTCCCAGTTCTTCCCCGCGATCGTGCTGGGGCTGGTGTGGCGGCGGCTGACCAAGGCGGGCGCGGCGACCGGGCTCGTGGTCGGCGTCGCGATCGTCGCGTGGACGGTGCTGGCTTCGAAGAACACGTTGTGGGGCCTCAATCCCGGGCTCCTCGCGATCATCGTCAACGTCGTGCTCACGGTCGGCGTCAGCCTCGCCACCTCCGAGCGGCGCGAGCCGACCGTCCGTGCCGAAGCCGTGGAGGGTGTCGCGTGA
- a CDS encoding amidohydrolase, with translation MNLLLRNVRPGGGAPTDVLVRDGRIAGFGPDADVPADFPVEDGEGALMLPGLVDAHCHLDKTLWGLPWVPNTSGSVLADRISNEQRRRKEFGLPSPEPAAALLGAMIANGTSFVRTHTDVDPELGLSGIEAVREAAARHRGRVTVEQVAFPQGGLLTRPGTLELLERAVASGVENVGGIDPAGYDRDPRGHLDAIFDIAARHGCGVDLHLHDEGPLGAWEIELIIERTKALGLAGKVAIGHAFGICGIPDAQQDRLLAGLAEQQITLTTAAVYDRPVPPLAKMRAAGANAACGNDGIRDLWGPYGDGDMLTRTMHLAYRSSFRTDPEIELALHAATYGGAKALRLKDYGLRIGDHADFFLIDSVYPAEAVVSHPPRRLVVKGGAVVSRR, from the coding sequence GTGAACCTGTTGCTGCGCAACGTCCGGCCCGGTGGCGGCGCTCCGACGGACGTGCTGGTGCGCGACGGCAGGATCGCTGGGTTCGGACCCGACGCGGACGTCCCGGCCGATTTCCCGGTCGAGGATGGCGAAGGCGCACTGATGCTGCCCGGCCTCGTCGACGCCCACTGCCATCTCGACAAGACCCTCTGGGGCCTCCCCTGGGTGCCGAACACCTCGGGTTCGGTCCTCGCCGACCGGATCTCGAACGAACAGCGCCGCCGCAAGGAATTCGGGCTCCCCTCGCCCGAACCCGCGGCCGCGCTGCTCGGCGCGATGATCGCGAACGGCACTTCCTTCGTCCGCACGCACACCGATGTCGACCCCGAACTGGGGCTGTCCGGCATCGAGGCGGTGCGGGAGGCGGCGGCGCGGCATCGCGGCCGGGTCACCGTCGAGCAGGTCGCCTTCCCCCAGGGCGGCCTGCTCACCCGGCCGGGCACGCTGGAGCTGCTGGAGCGGGCCGTGGCGTCCGGCGTGGAGAACGTCGGCGGCATCGACCCGGCCGGCTACGACCGCGATCCGCGCGGGCATCTCGACGCGATCTTCGACATCGCCGCCCGGCACGGTTGCGGCGTCGACCTGCACCTGCACGACGAAGGTCCGCTCGGGGCCTGGGAAATCGAGCTGATCATCGAGCGGACGAAGGCGCTCGGCCTCGCCGGGAAGGTCGCGATCGGGCACGCGTTCGGCATCTGCGGCATCCCGGACGCGCAGCAGGACCGGCTGCTCGCGGGCCTCGCGGAGCAGCAGATCACGCTCACCACCGCGGCGGTGTACGACCGGCCGGTGCCGCCGCTGGCCAAAATGCGGGCAGCGGGCGCGAACGCCGCGTGCGGCAACGACGGCATCCGCGATCTGTGGGGCCCTTACGGCGACGGCGACATGCTGACACGCACCATGCACCTGGCGTACCGCAGCTCGTTCCGGACCGACCCGGAGATCGAACTCGCGCTGCACGCGGCGACGTACGGCGGCGCGAAAGCGTTACGGCTCAAGGATTACGGCCTGCGGATCGGCGACCACGCTGATTTCTTCTTGATAGACAGTGTGTACCCGGCCGAAGCCGTCGTGTCCCATCCTCCGCGGCGGCTCGTGGTGAAGGGCGGGGCTGTCGTCTCGCGGCGATAG
- a CDS encoding chlorohydrolase family protein: protein MRTRWRARHVLAHQNGQHALLENGEVVWEDDVVTYVGPRYAGTTDLDVDLGEALVLPGLIDLDALTDVDHLVLDSWATAGRATGLQWSEDYFANRRRDVFTPEERQTIREYALVQLALHGITTFMPIASEVHSSWAEPYEELVAMADFSRNLGLRGYLGPAYRSGVNVATVDGTRTVAFDEPRGEEGLADALRFLDHVTKLDDPFVNGVLLPCRIETLTEDLMRATADAARQRDVLVRLHCLQGVLERELILDRYGVTPLEMLKRTGLLNDRLLIPHGQVLDRHPDVYGEDRGDVAALAAAGASVIHCPLTSFRYGHALRSFRDYREAGLNLCLGTDSFPPDLVRGMDVGVHLAKVMDNRADAAPAEWYVEAATLGGARALRRDDLGKLAPGAQADLVAFHIGDLRDGVRDDPIRTFLLSGTARQATHSVVAGRPVLVDGHVPGVDEEGLRRRAQALFEKMRAAYSERDVECREAGELFPPTFPAFQE, encoded by the coding sequence ATGCGTACTCGCTGGCGCGCGCGCCATGTGCTGGCCCACCAGAACGGACAGCACGCCCTGCTGGAGAACGGCGAGGTCGTGTGGGAGGACGACGTCGTCACCTACGTCGGCCCGCGGTATGCCGGAACGACCGACCTGGACGTCGACCTCGGCGAAGCGCTCGTCCTCCCGGGCCTGATCGACCTCGACGCGCTGACCGATGTGGACCATCTCGTCCTCGATTCCTGGGCTACCGCAGGCCGTGCGACCGGACTGCAGTGGTCGGAGGACTATTTCGCGAACCGCCGCCGCGACGTCTTCACTCCGGAAGAACGGCAGACCATTCGCGAGTACGCACTCGTTCAACTGGCGCTGCACGGCATCACGACGTTCATGCCGATCGCGTCGGAGGTCCATTCGTCATGGGCGGAACCGTACGAGGAACTCGTCGCGATGGCGGACTTCTCGCGGAACCTCGGCCTGCGCGGATATCTGGGCCCTGCTTACCGTTCCGGTGTCAATGTGGCCACTGTGGACGGTACGCGCACCGTCGCCTTCGACGAGCCCCGCGGCGAGGAGGGACTGGCCGACGCGCTGCGGTTCCTCGACCACGTAACGAAACTGGACGATCCGTTCGTCAACGGCGTTCTGCTGCCGTGCCGCATCGAAACTCTCACCGAAGACCTCATGCGCGCCACCGCCGACGCGGCGCGGCAGCGTGACGTCCTGGTGCGCCTCCACTGCCTGCAAGGCGTGCTGGAGCGGGAGCTGATCCTGGACCGTTATGGCGTAACACCGCTGGAAATGCTCAAGCGCACCGGCCTGCTCAACGACCGGCTGCTGATCCCGCACGGTCAGGTCCTCGACCGCCATCCCGATGTCTATGGAGAGGACCGCGGTGACGTCGCGGCGCTCGCCGCAGCCGGTGCGTCGGTGATCCACTGCCCGCTCACGTCATTCCGCTACGGCCACGCCCTGCGCTCCTTCCGCGACTACCGCGAAGCAGGCCTGAATCTGTGTCTGGGCACTGATTCCTTCCCGCCGGACCTGGTGCGCGGCATGGACGTCGGCGTGCATCTGGCGAAGGTGATGGACAACCGCGCCGATGCGGCACCGGCGGAGTGGTACGTCGAAGCCGCGACGCTCGGCGGTGCTCGCGCGCTCCGTCGTGACGACCTCGGCAAGCTGGCCCCGGGCGCGCAGGCGGACCTCGTCGCGTTCCATATCGGCGACCTCCGCGACGGTGTGCGGGATGATCCAATCAGGACGTTCCTGCTCAGCGGAACCGCCCGCCAGGCAACGCATTCCGTCGTCGCGGGGCGGCCGGTGCTGGTCGACGGACACGTCCCCGGCGTCGACGAGGAGGGCCTTCGCCGCCGTGCGCAGGCGTTGTTCGAGAAGATGCGCGCCGCGTATTCGGAGCGGGACGTCGAATGCCGGGAGGCGGGAGAGTTGTTCCCTCCGACCTTCCCGGCGTTCCAGGAATAA